The Gemmatimonadota bacterium genome has a segment encoding these proteins:
- the hutU gene encoding urocanate hydratase, whose amino-acid sequence MAEIQRSRVVRAPRGAERSCQGWAQEAALRMLMNNLDPEVAERPEELVVYGGTGRAARSWEAFEAMVASLRALGNDETLLVQSGKPVGVFRTHEWAPRVLLANSNLVPRWATWEVFRELERRGLIMFGQMTAGSWIYIGTQGILQGTYETFAAVAHEHFGGTLAGRWVLTGGMGGMGGAQALAATMNEAAILVIEVNESRIRRRLESGYCDRLTRELEEALGWVQGAALRSEPLSVGLVGNCAEVLPELVRRGVVPDVVTDQTSAHDALNGYYPAGLALAEADALRERDPEQYERRAMESMRVHCEAMVELMRRGAVTFDYGNNLRGQARDAGFADAFAYPGFVPAYIRPLFCQGKGPFRWVALSGEASDIRRTDQLVLELFPRDEHLQRWIRMAQQKVHFQGLPARICWLGQGERARFGLALNDLVARGELKAPIVIGRDHLDTGSVASPFRETEGMRDGSDAIADWAVLNALLNTASGASWVSFHHGGGVGIGNALHAGQVIVADGSGQMRERLERVLTNDPGIGIARHADAGYELALETAARHGIKLPMREAPRASTDS is encoded by the coding sequence ATGGCGGAGATTCAGCGGTCGCGGGTGGTGCGGGCGCCGCGGGGTGCGGAGCGGAGTTGCCAGGGTTGGGCGCAGGAGGCTGCGCTTCGCATGCTGATGAACAACCTGGACCCCGAGGTGGCGGAGCGTCCGGAGGAGCTGGTTGTTTACGGCGGCACGGGGAGGGCGGCGCGGAGCTGGGAGGCTTTCGAGGCCATGGTTGCCTCGCTGCGGGCGCTGGGGAACGACGAGACACTGCTGGTCCAGTCGGGGAAGCCGGTGGGCGTGTTCCGGACGCACGAGTGGGCGCCGCGCGTGCTGCTGGCGAACAGCAACCTGGTGCCGCGCTGGGCGACCTGGGAGGTATTCCGGGAGCTGGAGCGCCGCGGTCTGATCATGTTCGGCCAGATGACGGCGGGCTCCTGGATCTACATCGGCACGCAGGGCATCCTGCAGGGGACGTACGAGACCTTCGCAGCCGTGGCGCACGAGCACTTTGGCGGTACGCTGGCGGGGCGTTGGGTCCTGACCGGCGGCATGGGTGGTATGGGTGGTGCACAGGCGTTGGCGGCGACCATGAATGAGGCGGCGATCCTGGTGATCGAGGTGAACGAGTCGCGCATCCGCCGTCGTCTGGAGAGCGGGTACTGCGACCGCCTGACGCGGGAGCTGGAGGAGGCGCTCGGCTGGGTTCAGGGCGCCGCCTTGCGCAGCGAGCCGCTGTCCGTGGGGCTGGTGGGGAACTGTGCAGAGGTGCTGCCCGAGCTGGTCCGGCGGGGTGTGGTTCCGGACGTGGTGACGGACCAGACGTCGGCTCACGATGCCTTGAACGGCTACTATCCGGCGGGATTGGCGCTGGCGGAAGCGGACGCGTTACGCGAGCGCGACCCCGAGCAGTATGAGCGCCGCGCCATGGAGTCCATGCGTGTGCACTGCGAGGCGATGGTCGAACTGATGCGGCGCGGCGCAGTCACCTTTGATTATGGCAACAACCTGCGCGGGCAGGCTCGAGATGCCGGCTTTGCGGATGCTTTTGCCTACCCGGGCTTTGTGCCCGCATACATCCGGCCGCTCTTCTGCCAGGGTAAGGGCCCCTTTCGCTGGGTTGCCCTCTCGGGCGAAGCTTCGGACATCCGGCGCACGGACCAACTGGTGCTCGAGCTCTTCCCGCGGGACGAGCATCTGCAACGCTGGATCCGGATGGCGCAGCAGAAGGTGCATTTCCAGGGGCTGCCGGCCCGCATCTGCTGGCTCGGGCAGGGGGAGCGCGCCCGCTTCGGTCTGGCGCTGAACGACCTGGTTGCCCGTGGCGAGTTGAAGGCCCCCATCGTCATTGGCCGCGACCACCTGGACACCGGCTCCGTGGCCTCGCCCTTCCGCGAAACGGAAGGCATGCGGGATGGCAGCGACGCCATTGCCGATTGGGCGGTACTGAACGCGCTGCTGAACACCGCCTCGGGCGCGAGCTGGGTCTCCTTCCACCACGGTGGCGGTGTCGGCATCGGCAATGCGCTGCATGCGGGCCAGGTGATCGTGGCGGACGGCTCGGGGCAGATGCGCGAGCGGCTCGAGCGTGTGCTGACCAATGATC